In [Leptolyngbya] sp. PCC 7376, a genomic segment contains:
- a CDS encoding undecaprenyl-diphosphate phosphatase gives MLRKQQSRRWFDFSSAALLGFVTFIILSCWQHHLNAAPAIIPIKGVQLTWFQGVVLGFVQGLTEFIPISSTAHMKVVPVMLGWGDPGVAIAATIQLGSIVAVLGYFWKDLQQVFGGAWQAWQTKDYEKQEWRLFWGICWGTVPILIAGIAIKTLVPNYDESPLRSLTAIAIASIVMSILLAIAEKSQNHDRQFDQLTLKDGLLMGAAQALAIIPGVSRSGSTMTTGLFMNLDRATAARFSFLLGIPAITIAGLVELKDILTNDLGSISLVTLAASLASSVVFSYLAIAWLIKFLQNHKTWVFVWYRLAFGMIILAFTLLR, from the coding sequence AGTGCAGCGTTACTGGGCTTTGTCACCTTTATCATCCTGAGCTGTTGGCAACATCATCTCAATGCAGCTCCGGCGATCATCCCCATCAAAGGTGTTCAGCTCACTTGGTTTCAAGGGGTTGTTTTAGGATTCGTCCAAGGCTTGACAGAATTTATTCCGATCAGTAGTACCGCACATATGAAAGTGGTTCCAGTGATGCTGGGCTGGGGTGATCCAGGTGTAGCGATCGCTGCGACGATTCAGCTTGGAAGCATTGTGGCAGTGCTGGGTTATTTCTGGAAAGATTTACAGCAGGTGTTTGGTGGCGCATGGCAAGCATGGCAAACCAAAGACTATGAAAAACAAGAATGGCGGCTGTTTTGGGGTATTTGCTGGGGAACTGTGCCAATTTTGATCGCAGGGATCGCCATTAAAACTTTGGTACCCAATTATGATGAGTCGCCGTTACGGAGTCTGACAGCGATCGCCATTGCCTCTATTGTCATGTCGATTTTGCTGGCGATCGCCGAAAAGTCTCAAAACCATGATCGTCAATTTGACCAGTTAACGCTCAAGGATGGGTTATTAATGGGAGCAGCCCAAGCCCTAGCAATCATTCCGGGGGTTTCCCGTTCTGGCTCAACAATGACAACAGGTTTATTTATGAACCTTGACCGAGCTACAGCAGCGCGATTTTCGTTTCTTCTCGGAATCCCCGCAATCACCATTGCTGGACTCGTTGAGCTAAAAGATATTTTGACTAACGATCTAGGCTCAATTTCCCTTGTTACCCTCGCCGCAAGTTTAGCCTCATCTGTCGTTTTTTCTTATTTGGCGATCGCCTGGCTGATCAAATTTTTGCAGAACCATAAAACATGGGTTTTCGTCTGGTATAGATTGGCATTTGGTATGATCATTTTGGCATTTACCCTGCTGCGCTAA
- a CDS encoding TIGR03279 family radical SAM protein, protein MSASTAKPAKILSVVSESIAEEIGFEKGDSIVSINGMQPRDLIDYQFLCADEYLELEVLDKRGKQHHVEIEKDYDDDLGLEFENALFDGLIQCNNACPFCFIDQQPPGKRKTLYLKDDDYRLSFLYGSYLTLTNLPEREWQRISQMRLSPLYVSVHATEAPIRRRLLKNERAGEILNQLQWFADNRLQIHAQVVVCPGINDGKHLEQTLRDLAKFHQGELPAVASAAVVPVGLTRFRPQEDELDPVSQDKAREVIVQVTALQTEFREKFGTNFAWLADEWFLIGREDLPPESHYEDYPQIGNGVGSIRQFIRDFLAIADQKLPETLAEPKTYTWVVGNAVEKAFKPLVERLNQVKNLTVNLAALNSDYWGQAITVTGLLTGQDLVKKLQGQTFADGILLPTVMLKHDEAKFLDDMMVTEVAIALESVIYPVKDIEDLLNNCLDLTH, encoded by the coding sequence ATGAGTGCCTCCACAGCTAAGCCTGCAAAAATTTTGAGTGTCGTTTCAGAGTCCATTGCCGAAGAGATTGGATTTGAGAAAGGCGACTCAATTGTCTCCATTAATGGCATGCAACCCCGAGATCTGATTGACTATCAGTTTCTCTGTGCTGACGAATATTTAGAATTAGAAGTGCTGGATAAGCGTGGCAAGCAACACCACGTCGAAATCGAAAAAGATTACGACGACGACCTTGGCCTAGAATTTGAAAATGCTCTCTTTGACGGCTTAATTCAGTGCAATAATGCCTGCCCCTTTTGCTTTATCGATCAACAGCCGCCGGGTAAGCGCAAAACCCTTTATCTCAAAGATGATGATTACCGCCTAAGCTTTCTATACGGCAGCTATCTCACCCTCACCAATTTGCCAGAACGAGAATGGCAACGCATTAGTCAAATGCGTTTATCTCCTCTCTATGTTTCTGTCCATGCCACCGAAGCGCCCATCCGCCGTCGCCTCCTCAAAAATGAGCGGGCAGGCGAAATCCTCAATCAACTGCAATGGTTTGCGGATAATCGCCTCCAAATTCACGCGCAAGTGGTCGTTTGTCCGGGTATTAATGATGGCAAGCACCTAGAACAAACATTGCGTGACCTCGCGAAATTTCATCAAGGGGAGCTTCCGGCTGTGGCTTCCGCAGCAGTAGTACCAGTGGGATTAACGCGTTTTCGCCCCCAAGAAGATGAACTCGACCCAGTCAGCCAAGATAAAGCGCGGGAAGTGATTGTTCAGGTGACGGCATTACAGACAGAATTTCGGGAGAAGTTTGGCACCAATTTTGCATGGTTAGCGGATGAATGGTTCCTGATTGGGCGGGAAGATTTACCACCGGAATCTCATTATGAAGACTATCCACAAATTGGTAATGGTGTGGGTTCGATTCGACAATTTATTCGAGATTTTTTGGCGATCGCCGATCAGAAATTACCAGAGACTCTCGCAGAACCCAAAACCTACACTTGGGTGGTGGGAAATGCTGTCGAAAAAGCGTTTAAGCCTCTGGTGGAACGACTCAATCAAGTCAAAAATCTCACTGTTAATTTAGCTGCTTTGAATAGTGATTATTGGGGACAAGCGATCACTGTGACAGGCTTGCTCACAGGCCAAGATTTAGTAAAAAAGCTACAGGGTCAAACATTTGCAGATGGCATTTTGCTACCGACAGTGATGCTCAAACATGATGAGGCAAAATTCCTCGATGACATGATGGTTACAGAAGTGGCGATCGCCCTAGAGAGCGTTATCTATCCCGTCAAAGATATCGAAGATTTATTGAACAACTGTCTCGATCTCACTCACTGA